One Acropora palmata chromosome 2, jaAcrPala1.3, whole genome shotgun sequence genomic window carries:
- the LOC141868744 gene encoding tubulin--tyrosine ligase-like protein 12 — MVDELEYTQFVSMHQRQLTAAQIPQYFWRILHAKLKNETYDAGSYFTLARSEDGDLRVFVTSEEGIETSNPNCVFLIDHAWTYEINYAREQLKTIPGLADRMALLMGLASTGNATL, encoded by the exons ATGGTGGACGAATTGGAGTATACGCAATTTGTGTCCATGCATCAAAGACAACTGACAGCAGCACAGATACCTCAGTACTTTTGGAGAATATTACATGCTAAGTTGAAGAACGAG ACGTATGATGCTGGGTCATACTTCACTTTGGCTCGCAGCGAAGATGGAGATTTAAGGGTTTTTGTGACAAGTGAAGAAGGCATAGAGACCTCTAATCCAAACTG TGTGTTTTTAATTGATCATGCATGGAcatatgaaataaattatgcacGCGAGCAGCTCAAAACAATTCCTGGTCTAGCAGATAGAATGGCTTTGCTTATGGGACTAGCAAGTACTGGTAATGCTACATTATAG